A window from Thalassophryne amazonica chromosome 15, fThaAma1.1, whole genome shotgun sequence encodes these proteins:
- the dok7 gene encoding protein Dok-7 gives MTDTVVVEGQVKFRDGKKVSSARFFSPLKCGFYVSASTFVDCVFINFSTVEDVRWVVLRKPSPVADCLSVLVFKGRKKGKEKGRSHKERLSVTLEDICGVDSGPGYDGMSFTLSILSLRRTLVLGFRCWDTLLAWDARIRYSLGEVPGFSVDGQPGTSLETGPASPPPVQQTFGSQQEPAPCVIGQWKLSALRRYGAVPNGFVFEGGTRCGSWAGVFFLSSSEGEQISFLFDCIVRGFAPSRAPRGMRPALPDPNADSALAEERISREASDLEKRLSMLSHCSQASSAASTYSCSTSVAGDDRSSISSSSSSQTEASFGSRLPLWVDPGARLHLSNETRSSSSTLKCLTCSDERLYAAVNRPSSGHLGPRGLHDSGRQSSLDSGIGIAASSQSSYSGSFSSCTGSLDVTSQGGGEEFDAPPAATPPPAIAAPEHSSAASPCSCPSRPSSQTSCRNSDKYHIPNLLRPWYDTPRSLLQTPSLWERSAQGGAQEQARGCRSSGDRDGSQGQERSDLAGSRTRRQDKLQRSHSWGSDRAPPVASEGRPTPRELQCCLVCGETQSDARYLGFRLKQ, from the exons ATGACGGATACAGTAGTCGTAGAGGGACAAGTGAAGTTTCGAGATGGGAAAAAGGTTAGTTCTGCTCGTTTCTTTTCACCTTTAAAATGTGGATTCTACGTTTCAGCCTCCACGTTTGTTGATTGTGTCTTTATCAATTTCTCCACAGTGGAAGACGTCCGGTGGGTTGTGCTTCGGAAACCGTCTCCGGTCGCAG ACTGTCTGTCCGTGCTGGTGTTTAAGGGAAGGAAGAAAGGGAAGGAGAAAGGACGCAGCCACAAGGAGAGACTCAGCGTGACACTGGAG GACATCTGCGGTGTGGATTCAGGACCGGGGTATGACGGCATGTCCTTCACCCTCTCCATCCTCAGTCTGAGGCGCACACTGGTTCTGGGCTTCCGCTGTTGGGACACCCTGCTGGCTTGGGATGCCAGGATCCGGTACAGCCTGGGAGAAG TCCCCGGTTTCAGCGTCGACGGCCAGCCAGGTACCAGCCTGGAGACAGGCCCCGCCTCCCCTCCACCTGTGCAACAAACTTTTGGCTCTCAGCAGGAGCCCGCCCCCTGTGTCATTGGACAGTGGAAGTTGTCAGCACTACGGCGATACGGCGCGGTGCCCAACGGCTTTGTGTTCGAGGGCGGGACTCGCTGCGGAAGCT GGGCCGGTGTTTTCTTCTTGTCCTCTTCAGAGGGCGAACAGATCAGTTTTTTGTTCGACTGCATCGTCCGAGGCTTCGCCCCGAGCCGGGCTCCACGCGGCATGCGTCCGGCTCTGCCAG ATCCCAACGCTGACTCGGCCTTGGCGGAGGAGCGGATCAGTCGGGAGGCGTCTGATCTGGAGAAAAGACTGAGCATGCTGTCGCACTGCAGCCAGGCGAGCAGCGCAG CCTCCACTtacagctgcagcacatctgtTGCCGGGGACGACCGCAGCAGCATCTCCAGCTCATCCTCCAGCCAAACCGAAGCGAGCTTTGGAAGCAGACTTCCGTTATGGGTGGACCCGGGAGCAAGACTGCACCTGTCCAACGAGACCAGATCAAGCTCCTCCACACTGAAGTGTTTGACGTGTTCAGATGAACGTCTTTACGCCGCCGTCAATCGCCCTTCCTCCGGCCACCTCGGCCCCCGTGGTCTCCATGACAGCGGGCGCCAGAGCTCATTAGACAGCGGAATCGGTATCGCCGCCAGCAGTCAGTCGTCTTACTCTGGAAGCTTCTCCTCGTGTACAGGCAGTCTGGATGTGACCAGTCAGGGTGGAGGGGAGGAGTTTGATGCTCCTCCTGCTGCCACGCCTCCTCCCGCCATTGCTGCTCCAGAGCACAGTTCTGCTGCGTCGCCTTGCTCCTGCCCTTCCAGACCCAGCTCACAAACCTCCTGCAGAAACAGTGACAAGTACCATATCCCCAACCTGCTCAGACCGTGGTATGACACCCCCAGGAGTCTCCTCCAGACCCCATCCCTGTGGGAGCGCTCAGCCCAGGGAGGCGCACAGGAGCAGGCCAGGGGCTGCAGAAGCAGTGGGGACAGGGACGGGAGTCAGGGACAGGAACGAAGCGACCTTGCAGGATCCAGGACTCGGCGTCAGGACAAGCTCCAGCGTTCACACTCCTGGGGCAGTGACAGAGCGCCCCCTGTGGCCAGTGAGGGGAGGCCAACACCCAGGGAGCTGCAGTGTTGCTTAGTTTGTGGAGAAACGCAG AGTGATGCTCGTTACTTGGGTTTTCGATTAAAGCAGTGA